A DNA window from Bacteroides cellulosilyticus contains the following coding sequences:
- a CDS encoding sensor histidine kinase — translation MSSFDTYISRKLPLVSLISAVFIIYPNIACLPWDIKFWGVCAGFYWYFAYRFFFFWGLISLLIRYNLRRLPDAQFKERFARNFGYSLLAYAGFAFVSYWIASYGIRTDFLGSTLLSQFFILCSLCTLIGHISMLYSKQREKEHEIERLRIENLQSRCDALANQINPHFFFNSLNGVQSLIRKKDDEKTLMYVHELSDIFRYILQSDKKGLVTLREELEFIQSFRYVMEVRFANKLVFSIRVDEAVQDELTLPVLSLLPLVENVTVHNMIDSEHKMEISIRLNEQNELVVSNPVYPKLSPPDTNGTGLKNLESRFALLMNKQIRVECDEETFRVYLPLK, via the coding sequence ATGTCCTCATTTGATACCTACATAAGCCGTAAACTGCCGCTGGTCAGCCTGATTAGTGCGGTTTTCATTATATATCCCAACATAGCCTGCCTCCCTTGGGATATAAAATTCTGGGGAGTTTGTGCGGGCTTTTATTGGTATTTTGCCTACCGTTTCTTTTTCTTCTGGGGACTGATTAGTCTGTTGATACGCTATAATCTGCGTCGGTTACCGGATGCACAGTTTAAGGAACGCTTTGCCCGCAACTTCGGCTATTCGTTGCTTGCCTACGCGGGGTTTGCATTCGTTTCCTACTGGATTGCCTCGTATGGCATCCGCACCGACTTTCTGGGCAGCACCTTGCTTTCCCAATTCTTCATCCTGTGCTCCCTCTGCACGCTTATCGGCCACATCTCCATGCTCTATTCCAAACAACGGGAGAAGGAACACGAGATTGAGCGCCTGCGCATAGAGAACCTGCAAAGCCGTTGTGATGCATTGGCCAACCAGATAAACCCGCATTTCTTTTTTAACTCACTGAACGGAGTGCAATCGCTCATCCGCAAGAAAGATGACGAGAAAACACTGATGTACGTGCATGAGTTGTCTGACATCTTCCGCTACATTCTTCAGAGTGATAAGAAAGGGCTCGTCACGCTGAGGGAGGAATTGGAATTCATCCAGTCTTTCCGCTACGTGATGGAAGTGCGCTTTGCCAATAAGCTGGTGTTCTCCATCCGGGTAGATGAGGCTGTGCAGGATGAACTGACATTGCCGGTACTTTCATTGCTCCCACTGGTGGAGAACGTGACCGTTCATAATATGATAGACAGTGAACATAAGATGGAAATATCTATCCGGCTGAATGAACAGAATGAGTTGGTGGTGTCCAATCCTGTTTACCCCAAACTCTCTCCGCCCGATACCAACGGAACCGGATTGAAGAATCTGGAAAGCCGTTTCGCTTTGCTGATGAACAAGCAAATTCGGGTGGAGTGCGATGAAGAAACATTCCGGGTTTATCTCCCTTTAAAATAA
- a CDS encoding LytR/AlgR family response regulator transcription factor: MRVLIVEDETAAYENLVDILKEVSYDIQISGNTESVTQTIHWLQSNPAPDLIFMDIHLSDGSAFTIFDKMELETPIVFTTAYDRYAIEAFKVNSVDYLLKPVKVEDVKHALDKYSKLTHQDILQYLSQLNLLAPAPRYKDKLLIPYKDKLLPVSLRDVSCFYTADKNTCVYLKNGTLYPYSKTLEQIMSSLNPADFIRANKQFIIAKNSVTDITIWFDSRLLVTLDVEVPERVYISKNKASEFKSWLVSNNG; this comes from the coding sequence ATGAGAGTGCTTATTGTAGAAGACGAGACTGCCGCTTATGAGAATCTGGTAGATATTCTCAAGGAAGTCTCCTATGATATTCAGATTTCCGGTAATACGGAAAGTGTGACCCAGACTATCCATTGGCTGCAATCCAATCCGGCTCCGGATTTGATATTCATGGATATACATTTGTCGGACGGCTCGGCATTTACCATCTTCGATAAAATGGAACTGGAAACCCCCATTGTTTTTACGACGGCATACGACCGTTATGCGATAGAAGCTTTTAAGGTGAATAGTGTGGACTACCTGCTGAAACCGGTGAAGGTGGAGGATGTGAAGCATGCACTGGATAAATATAGCAAGCTGACTCATCAGGATATTCTGCAATACTTGTCTCAGTTGAACCTGTTGGCACCGGCGCCCAGATATAAAGACAAGCTATTGATTCCCTATAAAGATAAATTGCTGCCTGTCAGTCTGAGGGATGTTTCGTGTTTTTATACGGCGGATAAGAATACGTGTGTGTATCTGAAAAATGGGACCCTGTATCCGTACTCCAAGACGTTGGAACAGATAATGTCCTCTCTGAATCCCGCCGACTTTATCCGGGCGAATAAGCAATTCATCATAGCCAAGAACAGCGTGACGGATATAACAATCTGGTTCGATAGCCGCCTGTTGGTGACGCTCGACGTGGAGGTTCCCGAGCGTGTCTATATCAGTAAGAATAAGGCGTCGGAGTTCAAGTCGTGGTTGGTGAGTAATAACGGTTAG
- a CDS encoding TonB-dependent receptor plug domain-containing protein: MKKERTILALCTGCLISAASLQAQTGKDSTQVARSYAINEVVVTGTRSETDVRHLPMTVSVVGRPQLEASQQASVLPVLNSQVPGFFSTSRGVMGYGVATGASGQMSLRGIGGPAQAGLPTTGLLVLIDGHPQYMGLMGHPIADAYQTMMAERVEVLRGPASVLYGSNAMGGVINIVTRKMQEDGVNTSINIGAGSYGTLQTEATNRIRKGRFSSTVTASYNRTDGHRADMGFEQYGGYAKLGYDFTDNWKLWGDVNITHFNAINPGAVSRPYIDNDQRITRGMTSFALENHYEKTSGALSFFYNWGDHWINDGYQPGGKPLDYRFNSNDQMLGVSWYQSLQLFKGNRVTVGADYFHFGGEAWNKFSDGHRETSADKSLNEVAGYVDFRQDIVTWLTLNAGARVDHHSQTGTEFIPQVGLAFHLPKDAEIKAMASKGFRNPTIREMYMFPPQNPDLKPEKLWNYELSFSQRLMENRLSYGVNVFYINGENLILRLPNPAGSGMLNQNSGEIENWGAEANIGYRFNSTWGVTANYSWLHMENPVLASPEHKLYGGVNFRKGRWSASTGIQYVKGLYTDLDAETKENFVLWDMQGSFKATHYLSFYVRGENLLAQRYEIIVGYPMPKATFMGGVNIKF, encoded by the coding sequence ATGAAAAAAGAGAGAACGATACTTGCATTATGTACAGGCTGCCTGATAAGTGCGGCAAGCCTGCAAGCACAAACCGGCAAGGACAGCACACAGGTAGCGAGAAGCTACGCTATTAATGAAGTGGTGGTGACGGGCACACGCAGCGAAACGGATGTACGCCATCTGCCCATGACCGTATCAGTGGTGGGACGTCCGCAACTTGAAGCGAGCCAACAGGCTTCCGTGCTTCCGGTACTGAACTCCCAGGTGCCCGGTTTCTTCTCCACTTCACGCGGTGTGATGGGGTATGGTGTAGCTACAGGTGCATCAGGACAGATGTCGCTGCGTGGAATCGGAGGTCCTGCACAGGCGGGGTTGCCCACTACCGGACTGTTGGTTTTGATTGACGGACATCCTCAATATATGGGTTTGATGGGACATCCCATTGCCGATGCTTACCAAACGATGATGGCGGAGCGAGTAGAAGTGCTTCGTGGCCCGGCATCAGTGCTTTACGGTTCCAATGCCATGGGGGGCGTCATCAACATCGTCACCCGCAAGATGCAGGAAGACGGTGTGAATACAAGCATTAACATCGGTGCCGGCTCTTATGGAACCTTGCAGACCGAAGCAACCAACCGCATCAGGAAAGGACGTTTCAGCAGTACGGTGACGGCTTCTTATAATCGCACGGACGGGCATCGGGCCGATATGGGCTTTGAACAATATGGCGGTTATGCCAAGTTGGGTTATGACTTTACGGACAACTGGAAGCTGTGGGGAGATGTGAATATCACTCATTTCAATGCCATCAATCCGGGGGCGGTAAGTCGCCCTTATATCGACAACGACCAGCGCATCACTCGCGGTATGACCTCTTTTGCTCTGGAGAATCATTACGAAAAGACCTCGGGAGCATTGAGTTTCTTCTATAACTGGGGAGACCACTGGATAAACGACGGCTACCAGCCCGGCGGAAAACCGCTTGACTACCGCTTCAACTCCAACGACCAGATGCTCGGTGTATCATGGTATCAGAGCTTGCAACTTTTCAAAGGGAACCGGGTGACTGTAGGAGCCGATTATTTTCATTTCGGCGGTGAAGCATGGAACAAATTCTCTGACGGACATCGTGAAACTTCGGCGGATAAATCCCTGAATGAAGTAGCCGGATATGTAGACTTCCGGCAGGACATCGTCACCTGGCTCACACTGAATGCCGGTGCACGCGTAGACCATCATTCGCAGACAGGGACGGAGTTTATTCCACAAGTCGGTCTGGCCTTCCACCTCCCGAAAGATGCGGAAATCAAGGCAATGGCAAGTAAGGGATTTCGCAATCCCACCATTCGCGAAATGTATATGTTCCCTCCGCAAAATCCGGATTTGAAGCCCGAGAAACTATGGAATTATGAACTTTCCTTCTCGCAGCGCCTTATGGAAAACCGTTTGTCATACGGCGTAAATGTGTTCTATATCAATGGTGAAAACCTGATTCTGCGTCTTCCCAATCCGGCCGGAAGCGGTATGCTGAACCAGAATTCCGGTGAGATTGAGAACTGGGGAGCGGAAGCGAATATAGGATACCGGTTCAATTCAACATGGGGTGTCACGGCAAATTATAGCTGGCTTCATATGGAGAATCCTGTGCTGGCATCTCCCGAACATAAACTTTACGGAGGCGTGAACTTCAGGAAAGGACGTTGGAGCGCATCTACGGGCATCCAATATGTGAAAGGACTTTATACCGACCTGGATGCGGAAACCAAGGAAAACTTTGTGCTGTGGGATATGCAGGGGAGCTTCAAAGCGACCCATTACCTGTCGTTCTATGTGCGTGGCGAGAACCTGCTGGCACAACGTTACGAAATAATAGTCGGCTATCCTATGCCGAAAGCTACTTTTATGGGTGGAGTAAACATCAAATTTTAA
- a CDS encoding ECF transporter S component produces the protein MKTTTIRLYSLDYGNVKTYFAAALFILGNLALPQLCHLIPQGGLTLLPIYFFTLIAAYKYGWKVGLLTAVFSPVLNHLLFGMPAAGMLPAILLKSALLAVAAGYIANRSKHVSVPMLALVVLAYQLAGTLGEWAMLGNFTLAFQDFRIGIPGMLLQVFGGYLFIKYLVYK, from the coding sequence ATGAAAACAACAACTATCAGACTTTATTCTCTGGATTACGGCAATGTGAAAACGTATTTTGCCGCTGCTCTTTTCATTCTGGGCAACTTGGCTCTGCCACAACTTTGCCATCTTATCCCGCAAGGCGGCCTCACGCTGCTTCCCATTTATTTCTTTACGCTTATCGCAGCTTATAAATATGGTTGGAAAGTAGGGTTACTGACTGCTGTCTTTTCTCCGGTTTTGAATCATCTGCTTTTCGGTATGCCTGCTGCGGGCATGCTTCCGGCTATACTACTGAAATCGGCCTTGCTGGCGGTGGCTGCCGGATATATTGCCAATCGTTCTAAACATGTCTCTGTCCCGATGCTGGCATTGGTGGTTCTAGCTTATCAGCTTGCGGGCACACTGGGCGAGTGGGCCATGCTGGGTAACTTCACTCTTGCCTTTCAGGATTTCCGTATTGGTATTCCGGGAATGCTATTGCAAGTTTTCGGCGGTTATCTGTTCATTAAGTATTTGGTTTATAAATGA